The Canis lupus baileyi chromosome 11, mCanLup2.hap1, whole genome shotgun sequence genome includes a window with the following:
- the LOC140642157 gene encoding olfactory receptor 6C2-like, giving the protein MRNGTITTFILLGLTDDPELQVLIFIFLFLTYTLSITGNLTIIILTFVDPHLKTPMYFFLKNFSFLEISFTSAVIPRYLYSIATGDNVITYNACVIQVFFTDLCGVSEFFLLAAMSYDRYVAICKPLHYVIIMSNSVCRILNICCWVAGLCIIIPPLSLGLNLKFCDSNIIDHFGCDAFPLVKISCSDTRFMEWTVIICAILTLNMTLTCVVLSYAYIIKTIFRFPSVQQRKKAYSTCSSHMIVVSITYGTCIFIYMNPTAKEKVTINKVVSLLIFSISPTLNPFIYTLRNNQVKKAFEDSIKRIALLSTK; this is encoded by the coding sequence ATGAGAAACGGTACAATAACAACATTCATTCTGCTGGGACTGACAGATGACCCTGAGCTGCAAgttctgatttttatctttctatttctcACCTACACTTTGAGTATAACTGGAAACCTGACCATCATCATACTCACTTTTGTGGATCCCCACCTTAAAACACCCatgtactttttcttaaaaaatttctccTTCTTGGAGATCTCATTCACATCTGCCGTTATTCCCAGATATTTGTATAGCATAGCAACAGGTGACAATGTTATTACCTATAATGCTTGTGTCATTCAAGTGTTTTTTACTGACCTCTGTGGAGTATCAGAGTTTTTTCTGCTGGCTGCCAtgtcctatgaccgctatgtTGCCATCTGCAAACCCTTGCATTATGTGATCATAATGAGTAACAGTGTCTGCAGGATTCTCAATATCTGTTGTTGGGTGGCTGGTTTATGTATAATAATCCCACCACTTAGCCTGGgtttaaatctaaaattttgtGACTCTAACATAATTGATCATTTTGGCTGTGATGCATTTCCCTTAGTGAAAATCTCATGTTCAGATACAAGGTTCATGGAATGGACAGTTATAATATGTGCCATACTGACCTTGAATATGACTCTTACCTGTGTGGTTCTGTCATATGCTTACATCATCAAGACAATTTTTAGATTCCCTTCtgttcaacaaagaaaaaaggccTATTCGACCTGTTCTTCCCACATGATTGTGGTATCCATCACCTATGGCACATGCATTTTCATCTATATGAATCctacagcaaaggaaaaagtgaCCATTAATAAAGTGGTTTCACTgctcattttttctatttcaccTACATTGAACCCATTTATTTATACCTTGAGAAACAATCAAGTTAAGAAAGCCTTCGAGGACTCAATCAAAAGAATTGCCTTGCTCTCAACTAAGTAA